A single region of the Pseudomonadota bacterium genome encodes:
- the gatC gene encoding Asp-tRNA(Asn)/Glu-tRNA(Gln) amidotransferase subunit GatC: protein MKITAEEVEYVSKLARLELSPEETIEMAGQLDRILAYVDKLNELDTGRVEPTTHAISITNAFREDVLKDSLTQEKALANGPARNGESFVVPKVI, encoded by the coding sequence ATGAAGATAACAGCTGAAGAAGTGGAATATGTTTCAAAACTGGCCCGGCTTGAATTGAGCCCTGAAGAGACCATTGAGATGGCAGGTCAGCTTGATCGCATCCTGGCCTATGTTGACAAGTTGAATGAACTTGACACGGGCAGGGTTGAACCCACAACCCACGCCATATCTATCACCAATGCTTTCCGGGAAGATGTCCTGAAAGATTCGCTGACCCAGGAAAAGGCGTTGGCAAATGGTCCGGCCCGGAACGGCGAGTCTTTTGTTGTGCCGAAGGTGATTTAG
- the gatA gene encoding Asp-tRNA(Asn)/Glu-tRNA(Gln) amidotransferase subunit GatA: protein MKLYSQTIHELKKGLAAGEFSSTDITLSVLKRIDQIEGKVGSYITLDRENALRGAEEADQAISAGENGALCGIPLALKDIVCTEGLRTTCGSKILDGFIPPYDATVVTRLKNAGAVILGKASMDEFAMGSSNETCAFGTPRNPWSLEHICGGSSGGSAAAVAADECIASIGSDTGGSIRQPASHCGVVGLKPTYGRISRYGLIAYASSLDQLGPFAKDVRDCALMLQVMSGYDERDSTSVNTPVPDYGNSLNKGVVGMKVGVPREYFVEGLDPEVDRAVREGIRLLAEAGAEIVDVSLPHTEYGVAAYYVIAPAEASSNLARYDGVRFGHRAADSGSLLEMYRRTRSEGFGGEVKRRIMIGTYALSAGYYDAYYRKALQVRTLIVEDFRRAFGQCDILVSPVAPTPAWRIGEKINDPLSMYLSDVLTIPSNLAGVPCMSLPCGFSRGGLPIGIQIQGPHFAEEKILQAAFRLEQDLGIAGRKATGI, encoded by the coding sequence ATGAAACTATATTCCCAGACGATTCACGAACTGAAGAAAGGCCTCGCCGCAGGAGAATTTTCTTCCACTGACATCACCTTGTCCGTTCTGAAAAGGATTGACCAGATTGAAGGGAAGGTTGGGTCGTATATAACCCTGGACCGGGAAAATGCGTTGCGAGGGGCTGAAGAGGCAGACCAGGCTATCTCAGCCGGCGAGAACGGAGCGCTTTGCGGTATTCCGCTCGCCTTGAAGGATATTGTGTGTACCGAAGGTCTTCGGACAACCTGTGGTTCGAAAATACTTGATGGTTTCATTCCTCCTTATGATGCGACCGTGGTCACCCGTCTAAAAAATGCAGGCGCGGTTATCCTCGGCAAAGCAAGCATGGATGAGTTTGCGATGGGCTCTTCAAACGAGACCTGCGCCTTCGGGACCCCCCGCAACCCCTGGAGTCTTGAGCATATCTGCGGAGGTTCAAGTGGTGGATCCGCCGCCGCAGTTGCCGCTGATGAATGTATTGCTTCGATTGGTTCGGATACGGGTGGATCGATTCGGCAGCCTGCATCTCATTGCGGGGTTGTCGGCCTGAAACCGACTTACGGCAGGATCTCGCGATATGGCCTGATCGCCTATGCCTCGTCACTTGATCAGCTGGGGCCTTTCGCGAAAGATGTTCGGGACTGCGCTCTCATGCTGCAGGTCATGAGTGGCTACGATGAGCGGGATTCCACTTCGGTGAACACCCCGGTGCCCGATTATGGCAATTCGCTCAACAAAGGTGTTGTCGGGATGAAGGTTGGTGTCCCCAGGGAATATTTTGTCGAGGGGCTTGATCCTGAGGTTGACCGGGCGGTTCGGGAGGGGATCCGGCTTCTTGCCGAAGCCGGGGCGGAGATTGTTGACGTTTCCCTGCCCCATACGGAATATGGGGTTGCCGCCTATTATGTCATTGCCCCTGCCGAGGCAAGCTCGAATCTGGCACGATATGACGGGGTCAGGTTCGGTCATCGGGCAGCCGATTCCGGATCTTTACTGGAGATGTATCGCAGGACCCGGTCCGAGGGGTTCGGCGGTGAGGTGAAGAGGCGGATCATGATCGGCACCTATGCGCTTTCGGCCGGTTACTACGATGCCTATTATCGTAAGGCATTGCAGGTCAGGACCCTGATCGTTGAGGATTTCCGCAGGGCATTCGGCCAGTGCGATATTCTTGTTTCACCGGTGGCACCCACTCCGGCATGGCGGATCGGCGAAAAGATCAATGATCCATTGAGCATGTATCTTTCCGATGTACTGACAATTCCCTCCAATCTGGCAGGGGTTCCCTGCATGTCTCTGCCCTGCGGTTTCAGCAGAGGTGGCTTGCCCATCGGGATCCAGATTCAGGGCCCGCATTTTGCCGAGGAAAAGATTTTGCAGGCTGCCTTCAGGCTTGAACAGGATCTTGGTATCGCAGGCAGGAAAGCGACCGGTATTTAA
- a CDS encoding histidinol-phosphate transaminase, translating to MKIKVPENIETLVPYPPGKPIEELEREYGVSGSIKLASNENALGPSPKAVAAISAALGKLHRYPDGSNYYLAAGLAEKLGVLPEQIVFGNGSNEVIELLVATFMEPGNEVITSLPTFLVYQKMVQARGGVNRVVPLKSVGEVEKSAPGTGWSLGVAHDLERIADEINERTRLIFLDNPNNPTGVAFSAAEFEAFLSRVPEGVVVALDEAYVDFVDAEKKIDVRKYLNGTKAVVGLRTFSKAYGLAGLRIGFGLMNSEIAGYLHRVRQPFNVNLPAQIGALAALDDDEHYRNTMTMTGDGIAWLTREISALGCRVFETNTNFFLVDVGCDGRKLYDAMLRRGVIIRPMAAYGYPDFIRITVGLAAENQRLVRSLAAVLAELKGV from the coding sequence ATGAAAATTAAAGTTCCTGAGAATATCGAAACCCTTGTCCCGTATCCACCTGGAAAACCCATTGAGGAACTTGAACGGGAATACGGGGTCAGCGGGTCGATAAAGCTGGCATCGAACGAAAACGCACTCGGTCCGTCACCAAAGGCAGTTGCCGCGATTTCTGCAGCACTCGGCAAACTGCATCGCTATCCCGATGGCAGCAATTATTATCTTGCCGCCGGGCTGGCCGAGAAGCTTGGTGTTCTTCCCGAACAGATCGTTTTCGGCAACGGTTCCAATGAAGTGATCGAACTTCTGGTGGCAACCTTCATGGAGCCGGGAAATGAGGTGATCACGAGCCTGCCGACTTTTCTTGTCTATCAGAAAATGGTTCAGGCCCGGGGCGGGGTCAACAGGGTGGTGCCTCTTAAGAGTGTTGGAGAGGTCGAAAAGTCCGCGCCCGGAACAGGCTGGTCCCTTGGAGTGGCACATGACCTGGAGCGAATTGCCGACGAAATCAATGAACGGACCCGGCTCATTTTTCTCGACAACCCGAACAACCCGACCGGAGTCGCCTTTTCCGCGGCAGAGTTCGAGGCATTTCTTTCGCGGGTACCCGAGGGGGTGGTCGTGGCGCTTGACGAGGCGTATGTGGATTTTGTCGACGCAGAAAAAAAAATCGATGTTCGCAAATATCTCAATGGCACGAAAGCGGTAGTCGGGTTGAGGACTTTTTCCAAGGCTTACGGGCTTGCCGGGCTCAGGATAGGTTTCGGTCTGATGAATAGTGAGATAGCCGGGTATCTGCACAGGGTGAGACAGCCATTCAATGTGAACCTTCCGGCCCAGATTGGCGCCCTGGCGGCCCTGGATGATGACGAGCATTACCGCAACACCATGACCATGACCGGGGATGGAATCGCCTGGTTGACCAGGGAGATTTCGGCACTCGGTTGCCGGGTCTTTGAAACCAATACCAATTTCTTTCTGGTGGATGTGGGGTGCGACGGCCGGAAGCTCTATGATGCCATGCTTCGTCGGGGAGTCATCATCCGCCCTATGGCTGCCTACGGCTATCCCGATTTTATCCGGATTACGGTGGGCTTAGCGGCGGAAAACCAGCGTCTGGTTCGTTCTCTTGCTGCAGTTCTGGCTGAACTTAAAGGGGTCTGA
- the cmk gene encoding (d)CMP kinase → MAGSRIVTIDGPSGAGKSTISSLLAAKLGFAYLDTGAMYRAVGLKVHNSGIDPEDEGALESLLDELDLKLQAVAGGTSVLLDQEDVSGMIRTPEMSMIASRISALRPVREKLTALQREIGGKGEVVTEGRDMGTVVFPDARWKFFLDASPQERARRRVLQLQEKGQVFDEGQILEQIVQRDEADSARSLSPLKPAEDAVIVDSSKMTIDEVIHFMVKCIQAADR, encoded by the coding sequence GTGGCTGGAAGCCGGATTGTAACCATCGACGGCCCTTCCGGGGCCGGGAAAAGTACGATCAGCAGTCTGCTTGCCGCAAAACTGGGATTTGCCTATCTTGACACCGGAGCCATGTACCGGGCTGTCGGTTTGAAAGTCCACAACAGTGGGATAGACCCGGAAGATGAGGGAGCGCTCGAGTCACTCCTTGATGAGCTGGATCTGAAACTTCAGGCAGTTGCCGGCGGCACGAGTGTCCTGCTCGATCAAGAGGATGTTTCAGGAATGATCAGGACGCCGGAAATGTCGATGATCGCATCAAGAATTTCAGCACTCCGGCCCGTTCGGGAAAAACTCACCGCCCTGCAGCGCGAGATCGGCGGGAAAGGTGAGGTTGTTACTGAAGGGCGGGACATGGGAACAGTGGTTTTCCCCGATGCGCGCTGGAAATTCTTTCTCGATGCCTCGCCTCAGGAAAGAGCTCGGAGGAGGGTCCTCCAGCTGCAGGAAAAGGGCCAGGTATTTGATGAAGGGCAAATTCTTGAGCAGATTGTGCAGAGGGATGAGGCCGATAGCGCCCGGTCGCTTTCTCCGTTAAAACCTGCCGAAGATGCAGTGATTGTTGATTCTTCCAAAATGACTATTGATGAAGTCATCCATTTCATGGTGAAATGTATACAAGCTGCTGATCGCTGA
- a CDS encoding PilZ domain-containing protein: MDDDTRRLKRRHLIFYLDVYDESGEILGHLVDITTKGIKLVSKDPIKTGKEYKLKMQLPEEYFTDQDLHFTGRSLWADKDINPDFFATGFEISGLDNAARVIISKLINELGFND, encoded by the coding sequence ATGGATGATGATACCCGGCGTTTAAAAAGGCGGCACCTGATCTTTTATCTTGATGTCTACGATGAGAGTGGCGAGATCCTTGGCCATCTGGTGGACATTACGACCAAAGGGATCAAGCTGGTAAGCAAGGACCCGATCAAGACCGGCAAGGAGTACAAGTTGAAGATGCAGTTGCCGGAAGAATATTTTACCGACCAAGACCTGCATTTCACCGGGCGGAGCCTATGGGCCGATAAGGACATCAACCCTGATTTTTTCGCTACCGGGTTTGAAATCTCCGGACTCGATAATGCTGCCCGGGTCATCATCAGCAAACTTATTAACGAGCTGGGGTTCAACGACTAA
- a CDS encoding carbohydrate kinase family protein encodes MQALICGSFAFDNIMVFHDRFKNHILPDKVHILNVSFLVPEMRREFGGCAGNIAFNLNLLGGNALPMGTVGEDFGPYAAWMDKCGVRRDHVTQIANTFTAQAFVTTDMDDNQITAFHPGAMNFAHENKVSQALDVSLGIVSPDGKDGMIRHAEEFAEAGIPFIFDPGQGLPMFDGDDLLRFMDQATWLTVNDYEWQLVQDRTGLNESGIAERVKALIITRGGKGSMIRVGSKQFSIPTARVSQMEDPTGCGDAYRAGLLYGLMNDLDWETTGRLASLMGAIKIEQHGTQNHGVAAERIFERFKNEFGYAI; translated from the coding sequence ATGCAAGCGCTTATCTGTGGGTCATTTGCTTTTGACAATATCATGGTTTTCCATGACCGTTTCAAAAACCATATTCTGCCCGACAAGGTACATATTTTAAATGTCAGCTTTCTGGTGCCGGAGATGCGGCGGGAATTCGGCGGATGTGCCGGGAATATTGCCTTCAACCTGAACCTTCTTGGTGGGAACGCCCTGCCCATGGGGACGGTCGGGGAGGATTTCGGGCCTTATGCAGCATGGATGGACAAGTGCGGGGTCAGGCGGGATCATGTCACGCAGATTGCCAACACCTTTACCGCCCAGGCCTTTGTCACTACGGATATGGATGACAACCAGATCACCGCGTTTCATCCCGGTGCGATGAATTTCGCGCATGAGAACAAGGTCTCCCAGGCCCTGGATGTCTCACTCGGGATTGTCTCTCCGGATGGCAAGGATGGCATGATCCGGCACGCCGAAGAGTTTGCTGAAGCAGGGATTCCCTTTATTTTTGATCCCGGTCAGGGGTTGCCGATGTTTGACGGGGATGATCTCCTGCGTTTTATGGATCAGGCAACCTGGCTGACTGTGAACGATTATGAGTGGCAGCTGGTCCAGGATCGTACCGGGCTCAATGAAAGCGGGATTGCCGAGCGGGTGAAGGCTCTCATTATCACCAGGGGCGGAAAAGGGTCAATGATCCGGGTTGGCAGCAAGCAGTTTTCAATTCCGACGGCCAGGGTGTCACAGATGGAAGATCCTACCGGCTGCGGCGATGCTTATCGGGCCGGTCTTCTTTATGGGTTGATGAACGATCTGGACTGGGAAACGACCGGTCGGCTGGCCTCTTTGATGGGCGCCATCAAGATCGAGCAGCATGGGACCCAGAATCATGGTGTCGCCGCCGAGCGCATCTTTGAGCGATTTAAAAACGAGTTTGGATATGCCATCTGA
- a CDS encoding AAA family ATPase encodes MQRPPDIWVFFGMIATGKSTLAEAWAKRHHLAHYNSDRLRKELAGLPPTTREVEAPGQGIYSRDFTLRTYNELLDRARNEIAAGNSVILDASYQQKSERDRVRMLAADHGTRICFVYCICPEDVVKERLVKRSRDQEAVSDGRWEIYQAQKERFATPDELPDDILIKIYTDQPIDALLDHLEAMSVGLGKAPGRMDSAG; translated from the coding sequence ATGCAGAGACCCCCTGATATATGGGTGTTTTTCGGGATGATTGCGACAGGGAAAAGCACTCTCGCCGAAGCCTGGGCGAAAAGACACCACCTTGCCCATTATAATTCCGACCGGCTCAGAAAAGAGCTGGCCGGACTTCCTCCCACGACGAGAGAAGTGGAGGCACCGGGACAGGGTATTTACTCGCGCGATTTTACCCTGAGGACCTATAACGAATTGCTGGATCGGGCAAGAAATGAGATTGCTGCCGGGAACAGTGTGATTCTTGATGCGTCTTATCAACAGAAAAGTGAGCGTGATCGGGTCAGGATGCTGGCCGCAGATCATGGCACAAGGATATGTTTTGTTTACTGCATTTGTCCGGAAGATGTGGTAAAGGAGCGTCTTGTAAAAAGAAGCAGGGATCAGGAGGCGGTCTCGGATGGAAGATGGGAAATCTATCAGGCCCAGAAAGAACGATTTGCAACACCTGATGAACTCCCTGATGATATTCTGATCAAAATTTATACTGACCAGCCGATAGATGCCCTGCTGGATCATCTTGAAGCAATGTCGGTCGGTCTCGGTAAAGCTCCGGGGCGGATGGACAGTGCCGGTTAA
- a CDS encoding 4Fe-4S binding protein produces the protein MYNRMFVLRFPKETIDQPLICKLVKQFGVDFNILKADINLQQEGVMVLELMGHKAKVDEGIGYLKNSGVAVERVAAGIRRDDDKCFQCGACTGICPTGALYISRPDMGVLFDPNKCSGCGLCVNVCPVRAMCVSLEHSIALQG, from the coding sequence ATGTATAATCGTATGTTTGTTCTCAGGTTTCCAAAAGAAACCATCGATCAGCCTCTGATCTGTAAGCTGGTCAAGCAGTTTGGCGTGGATTTCAATATCCTCAAGGCCGATATCAACCTGCAGCAGGAGGGGGTGATGGTCCTTGAACTGATGGGGCATAAAGCAAAAGTCGATGAAGGGATCGGGTACCTGAAAAACAGTGGCGTTGCAGTTGAACGGGTCGCTGCGGGGATCCGGCGTGATGACGACAAATGCTTCCAGTGCGGAGCATGCACCGGAATATGTCCCACCGGGGCACTGTACATCAGCAGACCGGACATGGGGGTGTTGTTTGATCCCAATAAGTGCAGCGGCTGCGGACTTTGTGTCAATGTCTGCCCGGTTCGGGCAATGTGTGTTTCCCTGGAGCATTCTATTGCCCTGCAGGGATAA